A genomic window from Corynebacterium fournieri includes:
- the gcvP gene encoding aminomethyl-transferring glycine dehydrogenase — translation MDYISRHIGPDQAEQQEMLQALGYDSIDALIAAAVPSGILAEKPLDLPEALTEYEAQDRLRELADKNTVLRAFYGQGFSSTLTPPVIRRGVVEDAGWYTAYTPYQAEISQGRLEALLNFQTMVQDLTGLDVANASLLDEASAAAEAVGLMSRVVKKGRRVLLDSRLHPQVIKVASERARAIDLEVEVVNLAEGVVGEDLVGAVFAYPGTEGDIVDPRPVIEAIHERGGLVAVDADILALTLVESPGEFGADIAIGTTQRFGVPLFYGGPHAAYMAVRQKLQRQMPGRLVGVSKDAEGYPAYRLALQTREQHIRRERATSNICTAQALLAVTASMYAVYHGPAGLTEIARAVHQRAADFAAGLEAAGVKVKHAEFFDTVAVEVEGAPEVVAKLAQAGYLVRAIDDATVGVSFGEDTTDADVEALLRGFGAAPAEGESRIPAALSRTTEFLTHETFNRIHSETQMMRYIRELGDKDLALDRTMIPLGSCTMKLNPTAGLEAITWPGFANVHPYTPDEYTAGWRELIDEIRSWLVEITGYAEVSVQPNSGATGELAGLLAIRAYHVANGDAERDICLIPASAHGTNAASATLANLRVVVVATAEDGSIDLADLDAKLDKHRDAVAAIMLTYPSTHGVYEEDVRVVCDKVHAAGGQVYIDGANMNALTGIARPGDFGGDVSHLNLHKTFTIPHGGGGPGVGPIGVASHLIPFLPGDPTDASEQPEGGVPVSATLYGSAGVLPISWSYIAMSGAAGLRSATAHAVLGANYIARALNDSFPVLYTGNDGLVGHECILDLRELTDASGVTAADVAKRLIDYGFHAPTLAFPVAGTLMVEPTESEDLAELDRFIEAMRSIRAEIQEIIDGGIEYEKSVVHNAPFTAESVIRSEWPYDFPREKAAYPVDSLAKHKYFPPVRRIDEAFGDRNLQCACPPPEAFDITPDNQ, via the coding sequence CATCTCCCGCCATATCGGCCCAGACCAGGCAGAACAGCAAGAAATGCTGCAAGCGCTGGGCTACGATTCCATCGACGCGCTGATCGCCGCCGCGGTGCCCTCCGGCATCCTGGCCGAGAAGCCGCTCGATCTGCCGGAGGCACTGACGGAGTATGAGGCTCAGGACCGCCTGCGCGAGCTCGCCGACAAGAACACGGTGCTGCGCGCGTTCTACGGCCAGGGCTTTTCTTCCACGCTGACCCCGCCGGTGATCCGCCGTGGCGTGGTGGAGGACGCTGGCTGGTACACCGCCTACACCCCGTACCAGGCAGAGATCTCGCAGGGCCGCCTCGAGGCGCTGCTGAACTTCCAGACGATGGTGCAAGACCTCACCGGGCTGGACGTCGCTAACGCGTCGCTGCTCGACGAGGCGTCCGCCGCCGCCGAGGCCGTCGGCCTGATGTCGCGCGTGGTGAAGAAGGGCCGCCGCGTCCTGCTGGATTCGCGCCTGCACCCGCAGGTGATCAAGGTGGCCTCCGAGCGCGCCCGCGCCATCGACCTGGAAGTCGAGGTAGTCAACCTGGCCGAGGGCGTCGTCGGCGAGGACCTGGTCGGCGCAGTGTTCGCCTACCCGGGCACCGAGGGCGACATCGTCGATCCGCGCCCGGTGATCGAGGCGATCCACGAGCGCGGCGGCCTGGTCGCCGTCGACGCGGACATCCTGGCGCTGACCCTTGTGGAGTCCCCCGGCGAGTTCGGCGCTGACATCGCCATCGGCACCACCCAGCGCTTCGGTGTGCCGCTGTTCTACGGTGGCCCGCACGCCGCTTACATGGCCGTGCGCCAAAAGCTGCAGCGCCAGATGCCGGGTCGCCTCGTCGGTGTGTCCAAGGACGCGGAGGGCTACCCCGCCTACCGCCTGGCCCTGCAGACGCGCGAGCAGCACATCCGCCGCGAGCGCGCCACCTCCAACATCTGCACCGCCCAGGCCCTTTTGGCCGTGACCGCCTCCATGTACGCGGTCTACCACGGCCCCGCCGGCCTGACCGAGATCGCGCGCGCGGTGCATCAGCGCGCCGCCGACTTCGCCGCCGGCCTCGAGGCAGCGGGCGTGAAGGTCAAGCACGCCGAGTTCTTCGACACGGTGGCGGTTGAGGTTGAGGGGGCACCGGAGGTCGTCGCAAAGCTGGCGCAAGCCGGCTACCTCGTGCGGGCCATCGACGACGCAACCGTCGGTGTCTCCTTCGGCGAGGACACCACCGACGCCGACGTGGAAGCGCTGCTGCGCGGTTTCGGCGCCGCCCCGGCCGAGGGCGAGTCCCGCATCCCTGCAGCACTTTCGCGCACCACCGAATTCCTCACCCACGAGACGTTCAACCGCATCCACTCCGAGACGCAGATGATGCGCTACATCCGCGAGCTCGGCGACAAGGACCTGGCACTCGACCGCACGATGATCCCGCTGGGCTCGTGCACCATGAAGCTCAACCCCACCGCCGGCCTCGAGGCCATCACATGGCCGGGCTTTGCCAACGTGCACCCCTACACCCCCGACGAGTACACCGCGGGCTGGCGCGAGCTTATCGACGAAATCCGCTCCTGGCTCGTGGAAATCACCGGTTACGCGGAGGTGTCCGTGCAGCCGAACTCCGGCGCGACCGGCGAGCTGGCGGGCCTGTTGGCCATCCGCGCCTACCACGTGGCCAACGGCGACGCCGAGCGCGACATCTGCCTCATCCCGGCCTCCGCCCACGGCACCAACGCGGCGTCCGCGACTTTGGCCAACCTGCGCGTGGTGGTTGTCGCCACCGCCGAAGACGGCTCCATCGACCTGGCGGACCTGGACGCCAAGCTGGACAAGCACCGCGATGCTGTGGCAGCGATCATGCTCACCTACCCCTCCACGCACGGCGTGTACGAGGAAGATGTGCGCGTGGTCTGCGACAAGGTGCACGCCGCAGGCGGCCAGGTCTACATCGACGGCGCGAACATGAACGCGCTGACCGGCATCGCCCGCCCGGGCGACTTCGGCGGCGACGTCAGCCACCTGAACCTGCACAAGACCTTCACCATCCCCCACGGCGGCGGCGGCCCGGGTGTGGGCCCGATCGGCGTTGCCTCGCACCTGATCCCGTTCTTGCCGGGGGATCCGACCGACGCGTCGGAGCAGCCTGAGGGCGGCGTGCCGGTCAGCGCCACGCTCTACGGCTCCGCTGGCGTGCTGCCGATCTCCTGGTCCTACATCGCCATGTCCGGCGCCGCCGGGTTGCGCAGCGCCACCGCGCACGCCGTGCTGGGCGCGAACTACATCGCGCGTGCGCTCAACGATTCCTTCCCGGTGCTCTACACCGGCAACGACGGCCTGGTCGGCCACGAGTGCATCCTGGACCTGCGCGAGCTAACCGACGCCTCCGGCGTGACCGCGGCGGATGTGGCCAAGCGCCTGATCGACTACGGCTTCCACGCCCCCACCCTCGCCTTCCCGGTCGCCGGCACCCTCATGGTGGAGCCGACCGAGTCCGAGGACTTGGCGGAGCTGGACCGCTTCATCGAGGCGATGCGCTCCATCCGCGCCGAGATCCAGGAGATCATCGACGGTGGCATCGAGTACGAAAAGTCCGTCGTCCACAACGCACCGTTTACGGCCGAGAGCGTCATCCGCAGCGAGTGGCCGTACGACTTCCCGCGTGAGAAGGCCGCCTACCCGGTGGATTCGCTGGCCAAGCACAAGTACTTCCCGCCGGTGCGGCGTATCGACGAAGCCTTCGGCGACCGCAACCTCCAGTGCGCCTGCCCGCCGCCGGAGGCTTTCGACATCACCCCCGACAACCAGTAA
- the gcvT gene encoding glycine cleavage system aminomethyltransferase GcvT produces the protein MPQTPLHATHEKLGASFTDFGGWEMPLKYGNELEEHRAVRGDVGIFDLSHMGEITVQGPDAAAFLDYTLISNFTALKDGKAKYSMIVAEDGGIIDDLITYRFNENHFMVVPNAANTNAVWAAFEARKGDFEVQLTNNSEAFALVAVQGPRALEVLEPLLDGDASALSYYSGVWSSLRSDQTGDNDQTGESVETFVARTGYTGEDGFELFCAREDAHKVWDAVIDHGTPCGLAARDSLRLEASMPLYGHELTTEITPVEAGMGRAFAKKEADFVGKDALVGREPSVVIAGLTSEQRRAAREGAEVFLAGSDDKIGVVTSGQPSPTLGYPVALAHLDPDHAEVGTDVEIDIRGRRYPFTIASTPFYTRKDA, from the coding sequence ATGCCACAGACCCCGCTGCACGCCACCCACGAAAAGCTTGGTGCGAGCTTCACCGATTTCGGCGGCTGGGAGATGCCGCTGAAGTACGGCAACGAGCTGGAGGAGCACCGCGCCGTGCGAGGCGACGTGGGCATCTTCGACCTGTCCCACATGGGCGAAATCACCGTCCAGGGCCCCGACGCCGCCGCGTTTTTGGACTACACGCTGATCTCCAACTTCACCGCGCTCAAAGACGGAAAGGCGAAGTACTCCATGATCGTCGCTGAGGACGGCGGCATCATCGACGACCTGATCACCTACCGCTTCAACGAGAACCACTTCATGGTCGTGCCCAACGCCGCGAACACCAACGCGGTGTGGGCGGCGTTTGAGGCGCGCAAGGGCGACTTCGAGGTGCAGCTCACCAACAATTCCGAGGCGTTCGCGCTGGTTGCGGTCCAGGGGCCGCGTGCGCTCGAGGTGCTCGAGCCGCTTCTCGACGGCGACGCGTCCGCCCTGTCCTACTACTCCGGCGTCTGGTCCTCACTGCGTTCGGACCAGACGGGAGACAACGACCAGACGGGCGAATCTGTCGAAACCTTCGTCGCCCGCACCGGCTACACCGGCGAGGACGGCTTCGAGCTGTTCTGCGCGCGGGAGGATGCCCACAAGGTGTGGGACGCAGTGATCGACCACGGCACCCCATGCGGCCTGGCGGCGCGCGACTCGCTGCGCCTGGAGGCCTCCATGCCGCTCTACGGCCACGAGCTGACCACCGAGATCACCCCGGTGGAGGCTGGCATGGGCCGCGCGTTTGCGAAGAAGGAGGCGGACTTCGTGGGCAAGGACGCTCTTGTCGGGCGCGAGCCAAGCGTGGTCATCGCCGGTTTGACCTCCGAGCAGCGCCGCGCCGCCCGTGAGGGCGCCGAGGTCTTCCTCGCAGGCTCGGACGACAAGATCGGCGTGGTCACCTCCGGCCAGCCGTCGCCGACACTGGGTTACCCAGTTGCGCTGGCGCACCTGGACCCCGACCACGCGGAGGTGGGCACGGATGTGGAAATCGACATCCGCGGACGCCGCTACCCGTTTACTATTGCATCGACCCCGTTTTACACCCGAAAGGACGCATAA
- the gcvH gene encoding glycine cleavage system protein GcvH, giving the protein MALKPDFYYSEDHEWINATPDNAEGQTVRVGITHVAADRLGEVVFAELPQVGDTVTAGETCGEIESTKSVSDLYSPVTGTVTAVNEDIDGAYEAINNDPYGEGWLFEVEVEQVGPLMTANEYGAANGV; this is encoded by the coding sequence ATGGCGCTGAAGCCGGACTTCTACTACTCCGAGGACCACGAGTGGATCAACGCCACCCCGGATAACGCCGAGGGCCAGACCGTGCGCGTGGGCATCACCCACGTCGCCGCTGACCGCCTGGGCGAGGTCGTCTTCGCGGAGCTTCCGCAGGTGGGCGACACCGTCACCGCGGGCGAGACCTGCGGCGAGATCGAGTCCACCAAGTCCGTCTCCGACCTGTACTCCCCGGTCACCGGCACGGTCACCGCAGTCAACGAGGACATCGACGGCGCGTACGAGGCCATCAACAACGACCCGTACGGCGAAGGTTGGCTCTTCGAGGTGGAGGTTGAACAGGTCGGCCCGCTGATGACCGCCAACGAGTACGGCGCCGCCAACGGCGTCTAG
- the lipB gene encoding lipoyl(octanoyl) transferase LipB: MTAPRDPFFPADRSIRASAAPIEVRELGLVDYQEAWDLQADIASRRAKGEAPDTVLVLEHPSTFTAGKRTQPEDMPDPSYPVPVVPVDRGGRITWHGEGQLVVYPIIKLAEPVDVVDYVRRLEEALIQVVRDAGVTTAGRVDGRSGVWVPQETKAADPKASTSERKIAALGIRITRGVTMHGLSLNCNNTLEHYDHIVACGIDDADVTTLSLELGRDITPADMAAPVVHELQRALAGELVVADHTFATRPDPSKGLTRKVR; this comes from the coding sequence ATGACTGCGCCACGCGACCCGTTTTTCCCCGCCGACAGATCCATCCGAGCCTCAGCCGCGCCCATCGAGGTGCGCGAGCTGGGGCTCGTGGACTATCAAGAGGCGTGGGACCTCCAGGCGGACATCGCTTCTCGACGAGCCAAAGGCGAAGCCCCCGACACGGTGCTCGTCCTCGAGCACCCCTCCACCTTCACCGCCGGCAAGCGCACCCAGCCGGAAGACATGCCGGATCCTTCCTACCCGGTGCCCGTGGTGCCGGTGGACCGGGGCGGGCGCATCACCTGGCACGGCGAGGGCCAGCTGGTGGTCTACCCGATCATCAAACTCGCCGAGCCGGTGGATGTGGTCGACTACGTGCGCCGCTTAGAAGAGGCGCTCATCCAGGTCGTGCGAGACGCCGGGGTGACCACGGCGGGCCGGGTCGACGGCCGCTCCGGGGTCTGGGTGCCGCAAGAGACGAAGGCGGCGGACCCGAAGGCGTCGACAAGCGAACGCAAAATCGCGGCCCTAGGCATCCGCATCACCCGCGGAGTGACCATGCACGGGCTCAGCCTGAACTGCAACAACACTCTCGAACACTACGACCACATCGTCGCCTGCGGCATCGACGACGCCGATGTGACCACCCTGTCGCTCGAGCTCGGCCGCGACATCACACCTGCAGACATGGCGGCGCCCGTCGTGCACGAATTACAACGCGCCCTGGCCGGGGAGCTGGTGGTGGCGGACCACACATTCGCCACCCGACCGGACCCCTCGAAGGGTTTGACACGGAAGGTACGGTAA
- the lipA gene encoding lipoyl synthase — translation MTVAPEGRKLLRVEARNSETPIEKKPRWIRNSVKTGPEYEDMKQKVKGAGLHTVCQEAGCPNIHECWESREATFLIGGSRCSRRCDFCDIASGKPDPLDRDEPRRVAEEVQSLNLNYSTITGVTRDDLDDEGAWLYAEVVRKIHELNPHTGVENLTPDFSGKPDLLQEVFEARPEVFAHNVETVPRIFKRIRPAFRYERSLDVIRQARDFGLITKSNLILGMGETREEVLEALNDLVDAGCDIITITQYLRPGPTYHPIDRWVKPEEFIEYRDAAYEMGFGAVMSGPLVRSSYRAGKLYVEAMAHRGLELPENLKHLAETSQGDTAQEASTLLKKYGASADHPVVTR, via the coding sequence GTGACTGTAGCACCAGAAGGCCGCAAGCTTTTGCGCGTTGAGGCGCGCAACTCCGAAACCCCGATCGAGAAGAAGCCGCGGTGGATCCGCAACTCGGTCAAAACCGGTCCCGAATACGAGGACATGAAACAAAAGGTCAAGGGCGCCGGGCTGCACACCGTGTGCCAAGAGGCCGGCTGCCCCAACATCCACGAGTGCTGGGAATCGCGCGAGGCGACCTTCCTCATCGGCGGTTCCCGCTGCTCGCGCCGCTGCGACTTCTGCGACATCGCCTCCGGCAAGCCCGACCCGCTGGACCGCGACGAGCCGCGCCGCGTGGCTGAAGAGGTCCAAAGCCTCAACCTGAACTACTCCACCATCACCGGTGTGACCCGCGACGACCTGGACGACGAGGGCGCCTGGCTCTACGCAGAGGTCGTGCGCAAGATCCACGAGCTCAACCCGCACACGGGCGTAGAAAACCTCACCCCGGACTTCTCCGGCAAGCCCGACCTGCTGCAGGAAGTCTTCGAGGCGCGCCCCGAGGTCTTCGCGCACAACGTCGAGACCGTCCCGCGCATCTTCAAGCGCATCCGCCCGGCGTTCCGCTACGAGCGCTCCCTCGACGTGATCCGCCAGGCACGCGACTTCGGCTTGATCACCAAGTCCAACCTGATCCTGGGCATGGGCGAAACGCGCGAGGAAGTCCTCGAAGCGCTGAACGACCTGGTCGACGCAGGCTGCGACATCATCACCATCACCCAGTACCTGCGCCCCGGCCCGACCTACCACCCGATCGACCGCTGGGTGAAGCCGGAAGAGTTCATCGAATACCGCGACGCCGCCTACGAAATGGGCTTCGGCGCGGTCATGTCCGGCCCGCTGGTGCGCTCCTCCTACCGCGCCGGCAAGCTCTACGTCGAGGCGATGGCCCACCGCGGCCTGGAACTGCCGGAGAACCTGAAGCACCTTGCGGAGACGTCGCAAGGCGACACCGCCCAGGAAGCCTCCACCCTGCTGAAGAAGTACGGCGCCTCCGCCGACCACCCGGTGGTAACCCGCTAG
- a CDS encoding DUF4191 domain-containing protein: MAQTQDKAAAKAAKKEQRAAKRAKGKATRSQLKQAFDIQRKRDKALIPIMLACVLGGGLLFFLLGLLIGAKWFWLIMGLIAGAVLAMFIFSRRLEKSMYDEVGDTPGAAGWTLENMRNTMGIVWLTQTGVQANTHMDTVHRVVGNPGVVLVGEGDPNRLKSLMSKERKRVERLLAGVPVYEVYAGESEGQVRTRDLQKHLLKLPKNYQKNEVYNLSAKLEAMDARGRGPQAAGLPGGPLPKQAQNMAGMNRKMRRMQARKGGK, encoded by the coding sequence ATGGCACAGACGCAGGACAAGGCAGCGGCCAAAGCCGCCAAGAAAGAACAGCGCGCCGCAAAACGCGCCAAGGGCAAAGCGACGCGCTCACAGCTCAAGCAAGCGTTTGACATCCAGCGCAAGCGCGACAAGGCGCTGATCCCCATCATGCTCGCCTGCGTGCTCGGCGGCGGGCTGCTTTTCTTCCTCCTCGGCCTGCTCATCGGCGCGAAGTGGTTCTGGCTGATCATGGGCCTGATCGCCGGCGCAGTGCTGGCGATGTTCATCTTCTCCCGCCGCCTGGAAAAGTCCATGTACGACGAGGTCGGCGACACCCCCGGCGCCGCCGGCTGGACGCTGGAGAACATGCGCAACACGATGGGCATCGTGTGGCTGACCCAAACCGGCGTGCAGGCCAACACCCACATGGACACCGTGCACCGCGTGGTGGGCAACCCCGGTGTTGTGCTCGTCGGCGAGGGCGACCCGAACCGCCTGAAGTCGCTGATGAGCAAGGAGCGCAAGCGCGTGGAGCGCCTGCTGGCCGGCGTGCCGGTCTACGAGGTCTACGCCGGTGAGAGCGAGGGCCAGGTGCGCACCCGCGACCTGCAGAAGCACCTGCTCAAGCTGCCGAAGAACTACCAGAAGAACGAGGTGTACAACCTCTCCGCGAAGCTGGAGGCCATGGACGCCCGCGGCCGCGGACCCCAGGCTGCCGGCCTGCCGGGCGGCCCGCTGCCGAAGCAGGCGCAGAACATGGCTGGCATGAACCGCAAGATGCGCCGCATGCAGGCGCGCAAGGGCGGAAAGTGA
- a CDS encoding threonine/serine ThrE exporter family protein, with product MIEHNPRMDAEANTCLRFGVLLLAAGASGYRVIRAVKRCARSVGFDNADVIVGFNTISCTFHRGEQFRTAVSDVPLPGVNASRIEALETAAHSLLQSYRTPEVISAALDEIERIPSPRWGARLSTLAAGLACAGFAVLNQFGWATAAMVCLAAMLGQLVRSLLHKAHFNLIGITMAAAFVASAAFLALARVLPLDGVVSPGFVAAVLFLIPGFPLFTSFVDLARFDFTAGIPRLFFALEIIVVIMLTVSVVAMLSGTPEAQPQPVPKSAEFLAASALASFVSVGCFALLFNSSKRMALIAATLGMAANAVRLTLLAYGSVSYLAAFAAALLIGVAGGLLGRVAKVPRTTVTIPAAVVMIPGPVIYAAVHNFAVGDIVNALSKFTEVSFVVLFIAGGLSVARMITDPTWAFFRYIDFDHELVGEERPINN from the coding sequence GTGATCGAGCACAACCCGCGCATGGACGCCGAAGCGAACACCTGTCTTCGCTTCGGCGTTTTGTTGTTGGCCGCGGGCGCATCCGGCTACCGGGTCATTCGCGCGGTGAAGCGCTGCGCGCGCTCGGTCGGCTTCGACAACGCTGACGTCATCGTCGGCTTCAACACGATCAGCTGCACGTTTCACCGCGGGGAGCAGTTCCGCACCGCCGTGTCGGACGTGCCACTGCCGGGCGTGAACGCCTCGCGCATCGAGGCGTTGGAGACCGCGGCGCACTCACTGCTGCAGAGCTACCGCACGCCCGAGGTGATCAGCGCCGCGCTGGACGAAATTGAGCGCATCCCTTCTCCCCGCTGGGGCGCTCGCCTCTCGACGTTGGCCGCAGGCCTCGCCTGCGCCGGGTTCGCCGTCCTGAACCAGTTCGGCTGGGCCACCGCCGCGATGGTGTGCCTGGCCGCGATGCTGGGGCAGCTCGTGCGCAGCCTCCTGCACAAGGCGCACTTCAACCTCATCGGCATCACCATGGCGGCGGCGTTTGTCGCCTCCGCGGCGTTTTTGGCGCTCGCGCGCGTGCTGCCTCTCGACGGGGTGGTCTCCCCCGGTTTCGTCGCCGCCGTCCTCTTTCTCATCCCGGGCTTTCCCCTGTTCACCTCATTTGTGGACCTGGCCCGATTCGACTTCACCGCCGGCATCCCGCGGCTGTTTTTCGCCTTGGAGATCATCGTGGTGATCATGCTGACGGTCTCAGTGGTGGCGATGCTCTCCGGCACCCCCGAGGCGCAGCCGCAGCCGGTGCCCAAATCCGCCGAGTTCTTGGCTGCGAGCGCGCTGGCGAGTTTTGTCAGTGTCGGCTGCTTCGCGCTGTTGTTCAACTCCTCCAAGCGCATGGCGCTGATCGCCGCCACACTCGGGATGGCGGCGAACGCGGTGCGCCTGACGCTGCTGGCCTACGGGTCAGTCTCCTACCTGGCGGCGTTCGCAGCGGCGCTGCTCATCGGTGTTGCTGGCGGTCTCCTCGGCCGCGTGGCCAAGGTCCCGCGCACCACCGTGACCATCCCGGCGGCGGTGGTGATGATCCCCGGGCCGGTGATCTACGCCGCGGTGCACAACTTCGCGGTCGGCGACATCGTCAACGCGCTGTCGAAATTCACAGAGGTGTCCTTCGTCGTGCTGTTCATCGCTGGCGGGCTGTCGGTGGCGCGAATGATCACCGACCCGACCTGGGCGTTTTTCCGCTACATCGACTTCGACCACGAGTTGGTCGGCGAGGAACGGCCGATCAACAACTAA
- a CDS encoding RDD family protein, producing the protein MAASRRHDWRNGPEIPNQFSGEESLPEYPGQFLGMPKEGPGSQASVLRRMGGVLIDWVICAVAASLITQNTSALGDRYTLTYLLWIVLGIICGWLFSRTPGMAALGMGVARVDKEAPVGLWRAAVRTILTGFVLPAALVDADGRGMHDRATTTTVIRT; encoded by the coding sequence ATGGCTGCTTCTCGACGACATGACTGGCGCAACGGCCCGGAAATCCCCAACCAATTCAGTGGTGAGGAGTCTCTTCCGGAGTACCCGGGGCAGTTTCTCGGCATGCCCAAGGAGGGGCCGGGCTCGCAGGCGTCGGTGCTGCGCCGCATGGGCGGGGTGTTGATCGATTGGGTGATCTGCGCCGTGGCGGCGTCTTTGATCACGCAGAACACCTCCGCGCTGGGCGACAGGTACACCCTGACTTACCTGCTGTGGATTGTGCTGGGCATCATCTGCGGGTGGCTGTTTTCGCGCACCCCAGGCATGGCGGCGCTCGGCATGGGGGTCGCGCGCGTGGACAAGGAGGCGCCGGTGGGGCTGTGGCGCGCCGCGGTGCGCACCATTTTGACGGGCTTCGTGCTGCCGGCGGCGCTGGTGGACGCGGACGGGCGCGGCATGCACGACCGCGCGACGACGACCACGGTGATCCGCACTTAG
- the glnA gene encoding type I glutamate--ammonia ligase translates to MSDNLRGVPPVAFDNIEDVKKFITDKEVEFVDVRFTDVPGIEHHFSIPASMFDEDAIEEGLAFDGSSIRGFTTIEESDMILMPDLATAKLDQFRGSKTLNVKFCVNDPFTHEPFSRDPRNVAKKAEEYLKSTGIADTCSIGAEAEFYLFDSIRYEVEGHSAFYEIDAEEGWWNRGNEVEADGSPNLGYKNRWKGGYFPVPPHDKTVEVRDAMVRNLAAAGFDIERFHREVGNGGQQEINYRFNTLLHAADDLQDFKYIVKNTATLYDKVVTFMPKPLAGDNGSGMHAHQSLWKDGEPLFYDESGYGGLSDIARWYIGGLLEHAGAVLAFTNPTLNSYHRLVPGFEAPINLVYSQRNRSAAIRIPITGANPKAKRIEFRAPDPSGNPYLGFAAMLMAGIDGIKNRIEPHAPVDKDLYELPPEEAKDIPQAPTSLEAALQALEADHDFLTEGDVFTEDLIETYIKLKYDNEITPVRLRPTPQEFEMYFDC, encoded by the coding sequence ATGTCAGACAACCTACGAGGAGTACCGCCCGTGGCCTTCGACAACATCGAAGATGTCAAAAAGTTCATCACCGACAAGGAGGTGGAATTCGTTGACGTGCGCTTCACCGACGTGCCGGGCATCGAACACCACTTCTCCATCCCCGCGTCGATGTTCGACGAAGATGCGATCGAAGAGGGCCTCGCATTCGACGGGTCCTCTATCCGCGGCTTCACCACCATTGAAGAATCCGACATGATCCTCATGCCGGACCTCGCCACCGCAAAGCTGGACCAGTTCCGCGGCTCCAAGACCCTGAACGTGAAGTTCTGCGTCAACGACCCGTTCACCCACGAGCCGTTCTCCCGCGATCCGCGCAACGTGGCTAAGAAGGCCGAGGAGTACCTCAAGTCCACCGGCATCGCCGATACCTGCTCCATCGGCGCCGAGGCGGAGTTCTACCTGTTCGACTCCATCCGCTACGAGGTCGAGGGCCACTCCGCCTTCTACGAAATCGACGCCGAAGAAGGCTGGTGGAACCGCGGCAACGAGGTCGAGGCCGACGGCTCGCCGAACCTGGGTTACAAGAACCGCTGGAAGGGCGGCTACTTCCCCGTCCCGCCGCACGACAAGACCGTCGAGGTGCGCGACGCGATGGTGCGCAACCTCGCCGCAGCCGGCTTCGACATCGAGCGTTTCCACCGCGAGGTGGGCAACGGCGGCCAGCAGGAGATCAACTACCGCTTCAACACCCTGCTGCACGCGGCCGACGACCTGCAGGACTTCAAGTACATCGTGAAAAACACCGCCACGCTGTACGACAAGGTGGTCACTTTCATGCCCAAGCCGCTCGCGGGCGACAACGGCTCCGGCATGCACGCCCACCAGTCGCTGTGGAAGGACGGCGAGCCGCTGTTCTACGACGAGTCCGGCTACGGCGGCCTGTCCGACATCGCCCGCTGGTACATCGGCGGCCTGCTCGAGCACGCCGGCGCGGTGCTGGCCTTTACCAACCCGACGCTGAACTCCTACCACCGCCTCGTGCCGGGCTTTGAGGCGCCGATCAACCTGGTGTACTCCCAGCGCAACCGCTCCGCGGCGATCCGCATCCCGATCACGGGCGCGAACCCGAAGGCCAAGCGCATCGAGTTCCGCGCGCCGGACCCGTCGGGCAACCCCTACCTCGGTTTCGCGGCAATGCTCATGGCCGGCATCGACGGCATCAAGAACCGTATCGAGCCGCACGCCCCGGTGGACAAGGACCTCTACGAGCTGCCGCCGGAAGAGGCTAAGGACATCCCGCAGGCGCCGACCTCGCTCGAGGCTGCGCTGCAGGCCCTCGAAGCCGACCACGACTTCCTCACCGAGGGCGACGTGTTCACCGAGGACCTCATCGAGACCTACATCAAGCTCAAGTACGACAACGAGATCACCCCAGTCCGCCTGCGCCCGACCCCGCAGGAATTCGAGATGTACTTCGACTGCTAG